Proteins from a genomic interval of Flammeovirgaceae bacterium SG7u.111:
- the murQ gene encoding N-acetylmuramic acid 6-phosphate etherase: MINTTESSSNHENLEKKSVGELLKGINQEDKSVPLAVEKSIPAIEKLVIEIVRRMKQGGRLFYIGAGTSGRLGIVDASECPPTYGVPHGLVVGIMAGGDKAIRKAVEFAEDDPKQAWLDLAPFNPTTKDTLIGIAASGRTPYVIGGLDQAREFGMLTGCIVCNSGSKVAAAAEFPVEVVVGPEYVTGSTRMKSGTAQKLVLNMISTSVMIQLGKVKGNKMVDMQLSNKKLVKRGTLMVMQETGLEETEAHKLLEKYGSVRAAADAYFESKE, translated from the coding sequence ATGATAAATACGACAGAATCATCTTCGAATCATGAAAATCTTGAAAAAAAGAGTGTTGGAGAGCTTTTAAAAGGAATAAACCAAGAAGATAAATCAGTGCCCCTGGCAGTTGAAAAAAGCATCCCTGCCATTGAAAAGCTCGTGATAGAAATAGTGAGGAGAATGAAACAAGGAGGCCGTTTGTTTTACATTGGCGCAGGTACAAGTGGAAGGCTTGGAATTGTGGATGCATCCGAATGCCCTCCTACCTACGGTGTTCCCCATGGCTTAGTGGTTGGCATCATGGCTGGCGGTGATAAAGCAATCAGAAAAGCCGTGGAGTTTGCCGAGGACGATCCTAAACAAGCTTGGCTCGACCTCGCCCCTTTCAACCCTACTACAAAGGATACATTGATAGGCATCGCTGCTTCTGGCAGGACTCCTTATGTTATTGGCGGCTTAGACCAAGCAAGAGAGTTTGGAATGCTTACGGGCTGTATAGTTTGCAACTCAGGCTCTAAAGTGGCCGCAGCAGCCGAGTTCCCTGTGGAAGTGGTCGTTGGTCCTGAATATGTGACGGGTAGTACCAGAATGAAGTCAGGAACCGCTCAAAAACTTGTGCTCAATATGATCTCCACTTCTGTGATGATCCAGCTAGGCAAGGTCAAAGGCAATAAAATGGTGGACATGCAGCTTAGCAACAAAAAACTAGTAAAAAGAGGAACACTGATGGTTATGCAAGAAACTGGTCTGGAGGAAACAGAAGCACATAAACTGCTTGAAAAATATGGTTCGGTAAGAGCTGCGGCGGATGCTTACTTCGAATCGAAGGAATAA